In Desulfomonile tiedjei DSM 6799, a genomic segment contains:
- the ald gene encoding alanine dehydrogenase, whose protein sequence is MIVGIPKEIKEDEYRVSMIPSGVSALVGRGHRVLVEKGAGLGCLISDEEYVAAGAELLDSPEAVYSLSEMIVKVKEPQVQEYDLLREGQILYAYLHLAPMPELTAALLRNKVTCIAYETIALDDGTLPLLVPMSQVAGRMAVQVGAHFLEKTQGGRGVLLGGVPGVRRGRVAIIGAGAVGRAALQMAVGIGADVYILDIDSSRLEHLDSVYGNRITTLMSNQENVSQSVRNSHLVIGSVLITGALAPHVVTRDMVRTMKPRTVIVDVAIDQGGCIETSRPTTHKHPTYMVDDVIHYCVPNMPGIVARTSTFALTNNTLPYALKLADLGFDRAISLDKPLSRGVNCYKGYVTYENVARSLNYEYIPLQELGIPIYDLPSDRHTQTRK, encoded by the coding sequence ATGATCGTCGGCATACCAAAAGAGATCAAAGAAGATGAATACCGTGTCTCAATGATTCCTTCAGGTGTCTCAGCGCTCGTCGGCCGAGGTCATCGTGTTCTGGTGGAAAAGGGTGCGGGACTTGGATGCCTTATTTCTGACGAGGAATATGTTGCCGCCGGAGCGGAACTTCTGGATTCTCCCGAAGCTGTCTATTCTTTGTCAGAAATGATCGTGAAAGTGAAAGAGCCGCAAGTTCAGGAATACGATCTGCTTCGAGAAGGACAGATACTGTACGCGTACCTGCATCTGGCACCCATGCCGGAACTCACCGCAGCTCTCTTGCGCAACAAGGTTACCTGTATTGCCTATGAGACTATTGCCCTGGATGACGGCACGCTACCGCTCCTGGTTCCCATGAGCCAGGTGGCGGGAAGAATGGCTGTACAGGTTGGAGCTCATTTTCTCGAGAAAACTCAAGGCGGTAGAGGCGTGTTGCTGGGCGGTGTCCCGGGGGTGAGAAGGGGCAGAGTCGCCATTATCGGAGCCGGCGCGGTAGGAAGGGCGGCACTGCAGATGGCTGTGGGAATCGGAGCAGATGTGTACATCCTGGACATAGACAGCAGCCGGCTGGAGCACCTCGATTCCGTGTACGGCAACCGCATAACCACGCTCATGTCAAATCAGGAGAATGTGTCCCAATCAGTGAGAAACTCTCACCTGGTGATAGGATCGGTCCTTATCACAGGAGCATTGGCTCCTCATGTTGTCACCAGAGACATGGTGAGAACCATGAAACCTCGAACAGTCATTGTCGATGTTGCCATAGACCAGGGCGGCTGTATCGAGACTTCCAGACCCACAACTCACAAGCATCCGACGTACATGGTTGATGATGTGATTCATTATTGCGTGCCGAACATGCCGGGTATTGTTGCTCGTACTTCCACGTTTGCGTTGACGAATAATACCTTGCCGTACGCGTTGAAACTTGCGGATCTGGGATTCGATCGAGCCATTAGCCTTGATAAGCCTCTTTCTCGTGGAGTAAACTGCTACAAGGGCTACGTCACATATGAAAATGTGGCCCGATCGCTCAATTACGAGTATATTCCGCTGCAGGAGCTTGGAATTCCCATTTACGACTTACCCTCCGACAGACACACACAAACACGCAAGTGA
- a CDS encoding zinc metalloprotease HtpX — translation MPKTVAHHMIRNVVHSTLLIISMLLLSSGLGWLMWGTDGLFWLGILGVGLLILGPAVSPQIVLKMYKARQLSERDAPYLLRMVNFLARKAQLPAMPRVYYIPSSIANAFAVGTRKNGAIAVTDGLLRNFSSRELQGVLAHELGHLNSNDGWVMSLADSLSQLVSLMSWIGQFLLIINLPLFLWGNYQIPWLFILILVFAPTVSALLQLALSRTREFEADLQAAMLTGDPRGLASGLARLERISGNWFENLFLPGRRVPEPSLLRTHPPTEERVRRLLELEQDLTSEIDRKEHSRDRLLSSQAPVMSPPRWHVSRFWY, via the coding sequence ATGCCCAAAACTGTTGCACATCATATGATTCGCAATGTTGTTCATTCAACGCTTCTCATAATCAGTATGCTTCTTCTGAGTTCCGGTTTGGGATGGCTCATGTGGGGTACTGACGGTCTGTTTTGGTTGGGTATTCTTGGTGTAGGATTATTGATACTTGGGCCTGCCGTATCTCCTCAAATCGTGCTCAAGATGTATAAAGCGCGTCAACTTTCGGAACGCGATGCACCATATCTGTTACGAATGGTGAACTTCCTGGCCCGAAAAGCTCAATTGCCCGCGATGCCTCGCGTCTATTATATCCCAAGCAGCATTGCGAATGCCTTCGCAGTCGGCACGCGGAAGAACGGAGCCATAGCAGTAACGGACGGGTTGTTGAGAAATTTTTCATCCAGAGAGCTTCAGGGAGTCTTGGCTCACGAGCTCGGACACCTGAATAGTAACGACGGGTGGGTGATGAGTCTGGCGGATTCGCTCAGTCAACTGGTGAGTCTCATGTCGTGGATAGGCCAGTTTCTCCTCATAATCAATTTGCCGCTGTTCCTGTGGGGAAATTACCAAATCCCCTGGCTTTTTATTCTGATTCTCGTGTTTGCACCAACCGTAAGCGCTCTTCTGCAGTTGGCGCTTTCTCGTACCCGGGAGTTCGAAGCAGACCTGCAAGCGGCAATGCTCACCGGCGATCCAAGAGGATTGGCTTCGGGTCTCGCGAGGCTGGAACGGATATCAGGTAATTGGTTTGAAAATCTTTTTTTGCCGGGAAGAAGAGTACCGGAGCCTTCGCTGCTCAGGACCCATCCGCCCACCGAGGAGCGAGTGCGTCGACTCCTGGAGCTTGAACAAGACTTGACGTCCGAGATAGACCGGAAAGAACACTCCCGAGACCGGCTCCTTTCCAGTCAGGCTCCTGTCATGTCTCCACCGCGTTGGCACGTGAGCAGATTTTGGTATTGA
- the ispF gene encoding 2-C-methyl-D-erythritol 2,4-cyclodiphosphate synthase: MKIGQGFDSHRLVPGRRLVLGGQHIEYPLGLEGHSDADVVIHAVIDALLGAAGLGDIGMHFPDSDPAYKDASSVAMLETVAQAIDSLNFVIVNIDVTICAQAPKIGPVRHLMIGNLSAALKIDPDRINIKATTTEGLGFVGRGEGIAAFAVALLENNSPEKVDR, encoded by the coding sequence TTGAAAATAGGTCAGGGTTTCGATAGTCACAGATTGGTTCCAGGGAGGCGACTTGTCCTGGGAGGGCAACACATCGAATATCCCCTCGGATTGGAAGGACATTCCGATGCAGATGTGGTGATTCATGCCGTGATTGATGCGCTTCTGGGCGCTGCAGGACTGGGTGACATCGGAATGCATTTTCCCGATTCCGATCCCGCTTACAAAGATGCATCAAGTGTTGCTATGCTGGAGACTGTGGCCCAGGCGATCGATTCCCTGAACTTCGTTATTGTTAATATCGATGTCACTATATGCGCTCAGGCCCCCAAAATAGGTCCGGTGCGACATTTGATGATTGGAAATCTCTCCGCTGCCCTGAAGATAGACCCTGATCGAATAAACATTAAAGCAACGACAACCGAGGGGTTGGGGTTTGTCGGAAGAGGTGAAGGAATAGCCGCCTTTGCAGTAGCGCTGCTGGAAAATAACTCGCCGGAAAAGGTTGATCGCTGA
- the cysS gene encoding cysteine--tRNA ligase, whose protein sequence is MGLKIFNTMTRKKEDFKPRNPNRTGMYVCGVTVYDYCHIGHARSQVLFDIIFRYLMFKGYEVTYVRNFTDIDDKIINRANELKIDWKELAEKFVREFYVDMDALGVLRPTREPKATEFIAQIQALIAKLVEGKYAYTVDGDVMFSVASFPEYGKLSGKKVDELMSGARVDVNEKKKNPLDFALWKAAKPGEPSWESPWGPGRPGWHIECSAMSMFYLGQHFDIHGGGADLTFPHHENEIAQSEAATGETFVNYWVHNGFVNIRAEKMSKSLGNVLNIRDILKTVHPEALRHFLLTSHYRSPLDYSDAFVKESSTALERLYAAMAALDELIEARGTSDDLPQELTGIEERFSEAMDDDFNTPRALAILFEAARTINRISGTNSVPKPELLREVKDRILHVAREVLGILREDQTEFLERARKAGAPELGISEELIQQYIVERAEARKSKNFARADEIRNELASKGIVLEDTPKGTIWKVKES, encoded by the coding sequence ATGGGGCTCAAGATATTTAACACAATGACCAGAAAGAAGGAGGATTTCAAGCCGAGAAATCCGAATCGAACCGGTATGTACGTATGCGGCGTGACAGTGTACGACTATTGTCATATCGGCCATGCACGGTCTCAGGTGCTGTTCGACATTATCTTTCGCTACCTGATGTTCAAAGGTTACGAGGTCACGTACGTGCGGAATTTTACGGACATCGATGACAAGATCATTAACAGGGCAAATGAACTGAAAATCGATTGGAAAGAGCTTGCGGAAAAATTTGTCCGGGAATTCTACGTCGATATGGATGCCTTGGGAGTGCTGAGACCCACCAGAGAACCCAAGGCCACGGAATTTATTGCTCAAATCCAGGCCTTGATAGCGAAACTTGTTGAAGGAAAATACGCTTACACCGTTGATGGCGATGTGATGTTTTCCGTCGCGAGCTTTCCCGAATACGGAAAGTTGTCTGGGAAAAAAGTGGATGAGCTCATGTCGGGTGCACGGGTGGATGTAAATGAAAAGAAGAAAAATCCCCTTGATTTTGCACTCTGGAAGGCTGCCAAACCCGGCGAGCCCTCATGGGAAAGTCCGTGGGGACCGGGACGACCCGGCTGGCACATTGAGTGCTCGGCAATGAGTATGTTCTACTTGGGGCAACACTTCGACATCCATGGTGGCGGGGCAGACCTGACCTTTCCGCATCACGAAAATGAAATCGCCCAATCAGAGGCGGCAACGGGTGAAACTTTCGTAAATTATTGGGTCCATAACGGTTTTGTGAATATACGGGCTGAAAAAATGTCCAAATCGCTGGGAAATGTCCTGAATATTCGAGACATTCTGAAAACCGTACATCCCGAAGCTTTACGTCATTTCCTGCTCACGAGTCATTACAGGAGCCCATTAGATTACAGCGACGCCTTTGTCAAAGAATCTTCGACTGCACTGGAACGGCTGTACGCTGCAATGGCCGCACTGGACGAACTTATTGAAGCCCGCGGCACATCGGACGATCTTCCCCAGGAATTGACGGGAATCGAAGAACGTTTTTCCGAAGCAATGGATGATGACTTTAACACCCCCAGAGCACTTGCGATATTGTTCGAGGCCGCACGGACGATCAACCGAATTTCGGGAACGAATTCGGTTCCCAAGCCTGAATTACTCAGAGAAGTCAAGGATCGCATACTGCATGTAGCACGCGAAGTGCTGGGAATCTTACGTGAGGATCAGACCGAATTTCTCGAACGCGCTCGAAAAGCCGGGGCCCCGGAACTTGGGATCTCGGAGGAGCTGATTCAACAGTACATCGTTGAGAGAGCTGAAGCGAGGAAAAGTAAGAATTTTGCCCGAGCGGATGAGATTCGAAACGAACTCGCTTCCAAGGGAATCGTCCTTGAAGATACCCCTAAGGGCACCATCTGGAAAGTGAAAGAATCCTAA
- a CDS encoding ATP-binding cassette domain-containing protein, translating to MHISFDRVTHTYNKDTQLELTALSGISFELPSHRSLGILGGTGSGKTTLIKLLNGLLYPTSGRILIDGKDTRDYGSDLALRVGVVFQRPERQLFEDTVFNDISFVLRRFSGLPHSEIREIAWSAGRMMGLNLDRIGERHPESLSDSEKRKVAIAGILVNQPHILVLDEPGVGLDPAAVSDLVQLLGTMKTSGDRSVIIVSHDMGPFLPILDTLLVLNQGKLSAIGTPEEVCGELAEDPEMRNILPPIALLVHELRLAGFPIPFGEYRIPELAEEIARLAGDHRI from the coding sequence ATGCATATCTCTTTCGATCGAGTGACTCATACCTATAATAAAGATACACAGCTCGAGCTTACGGCTCTGAGTGGTATTTCCTTCGAACTGCCCTCTCATCGTTCGCTAGGAATCCTTGGGGGCACAGGCTCCGGAAAAACGACCTTGATAAAATTGTTGAACGGACTTCTGTATCCCACGAGCGGAAGAATATTGATTGACGGGAAAGATACGAGGGATTACGGTTCGGACCTCGCCTTGAGGGTAGGGGTGGTGTTTCAGCGTCCGGAACGCCAGTTATTCGAGGATACAGTTTTCAATGACATTTCTTTTGTACTCAGGAGGTTCTCGGGACTTCCTCACTCTGAAATCCGGGAAATTGCGTGGTCGGCCGGTCGGATGATGGGGTTGAACTTGGATCGTATCGGAGAACGGCATCCCGAATCGCTTTCGGATTCCGAAAAACGGAAAGTCGCCATTGCAGGGATACTGGTCAATCAACCACACATTCTCGTATTGGACGAGCCTGGAGTCGGCCTGGACCCCGCGGCTGTGTCAGATCTGGTACAATTGCTCGGCACTATGAAAACATCAGGAGACAGGTCGGTTATCATCGTATCGCATGACATGGGTCCCTTTCTGCCGATTCTCGATACCCTCCTGGTACTGAATCAGGGAAAGCTTTCAGCAATCGGCACACCGGAAGAGGTTTGTGGAGAGCTCGCTGAAGACCCGGAAATGAGGAACATTTTGCCTCCGATTGCTCTCCTTGTTCATGAACTCCGATTGGCGGGTTTTCCGATTCCTTTTGGAGAATATCGAATACCGGAGCTCGCGGAAGAAATCGCACGACTCGCGGGAGACCATAGAATATGA
- a CDS encoding LolA family protein yields the protein MRGLIAGLALWLLFGQGIASAQDRPAAIDQIVGKLQEVYSHHCCFKARFDQLTVNTAMDLRDKFQGVMFVKKPGSISLEVDFPEPQKVVVKGKTYAIYFPQDGTSANGEIPPEMNVEQFFGFFTNIGNLGRNFTITFPPKALDKEENMYFLELTDAVNPSSTYRMVLGIDAAKFTVKRAIIYDALGNYNRFDLTDFTFLDSLPDSRFEISSAPLHKLPPAQGFYGNREKQ from the coding sequence ATGAGAGGATTGATCGCAGGATTAGCATTGTGGCTGTTGTTCGGTCAGGGAATCGCTTCCGCCCAGGATCGCCCTGCTGCAATCGATCAAATTGTAGGAAAATTACAGGAAGTCTATTCGCATCATTGTTGTTTTAAGGCGCGTTTCGATCAGTTGACGGTAAATACGGCAATGGACCTGAGAGATAAGTTTCAAGGCGTCATGTTCGTGAAGAAACCCGGCTCCATTTCATTGGAAGTGGATTTCCCTGAACCACAAAAAGTCGTCGTAAAAGGAAAGACATACGCGATCTATTTTCCCCAGGACGGGACCTCTGCAAACGGTGAAATACCACCCGAGATGAACGTGGAGCAATTTTTCGGCTTTTTCACCAATATCGGAAATCTGGGCCGAAACTTCACAATCACCTTTCCTCCAAAGGCTCTGGACAAAGAAGAGAATATGTATTTTCTGGAATTGACCGATGCAGTCAACCCGAGCAGCACGTACAGGATGGTCCTCGGGATCGATGCTGCAAAATTCACGGTGAAACGTGCAATCATCTACGATGCTCTGGGTAATTACAACCGCTTTGACTTGACGGATTTTACATTTCTCGATTCTCTTCCGGATTCCCGCTTTGAAATATCGAGCGCGCCCCTGCACAAACTCCCCCCTGCACAAGGTTTTTACGGTAATCGTGAGAAACAGTAA
- the rimO gene encoding 30S ribosomal protein S12 methylthiotransferase RimO, protein MRNSKTVHIISLGCPKNRVDTERILSTLFDRGYTHSDDPLTARYIIINTCAFIEPAVEESIDAILDVKSEHPDAFVVVAGCLPLRYREDLVDSLPEIDLFLTPDRIHELPDLIAAKTAPDPRGDTIYGASVSGRVLTTPGYAYLKIAEGCSRRCTYCTIPSIRGPLRSYDSEMLAQEAESLASCNVRELVLVAQDLTAYGVEKNEKHSLTNLLKRLEIIQDLRWIRLMYLHPDGIPRSLPELMKNSEKILPYMDIPFQHVSDHVLKSMGRPWKGNRIRKLVDNLRNAIPGLVLRTTFMVGFPTERDEDFQELRDFVQEFRIEHVGVFAYSPEEGTPAFDLGNPIPDQVKNARSSEIQNIHSRFIKRRLKEKVGTTQESIIEGVSSETDLLLQGRTWDQAPEVDGVLYITSGDGIAGEIHKVKITATHGPDLFGEII, encoded by the coding sequence GTGAGAAACAGTAAGACAGTTCACATCATAAGTCTTGGATGTCCGAAGAACAGGGTGGACACGGAACGTATTCTCTCTACTCTCTTCGACCGGGGATATACACACTCGGACGATCCGTTGACCGCTCGGTATATCATCATCAACACCTGTGCATTCATCGAACCAGCCGTAGAAGAATCCATAGATGCAATTCTCGATGTCAAGTCAGAGCATCCGGATGCATTTGTTGTCGTGGCCGGCTGTCTGCCATTACGATACAGAGAAGACCTGGTGGATTCGCTCCCGGAGATTGACCTTTTTCTCACTCCGGATCGTATCCATGAACTTCCGGACTTGATTGCTGCCAAGACCGCACCAGATCCCCGGGGCGACACGATCTACGGAGCTTCCGTATCCGGACGAGTTCTCACCACCCCTGGCTATGCTTATCTGAAAATCGCTGAAGGATGCTCCAGAAGATGTACGTACTGCACCATTCCTTCCATACGCGGCCCGCTCAGGAGCTATGATAGCGAGATGCTGGCTCAGGAAGCGGAATCTCTGGCTTCCTGCAATGTCAGAGAACTGGTGTTGGTTGCGCAGGATCTCACGGCCTATGGAGTGGAAAAAAACGAGAAACACTCCTTAACCAATCTTCTCAAAAGATTGGAAATTATTCAGGATCTCAGATGGATACGTCTCATGTATCTTCACCCGGACGGCATACCTCGATCTCTTCCGGAACTGATGAAGAATTCCGAGAAAATACTGCCGTACATGGATATTCCGTTTCAGCACGTATCCGACCACGTGCTCAAGTCCATGGGGAGACCCTGGAAAGGAAACCGGATACGCAAATTGGTTGACAATCTGCGGAACGCAATTCCGGGCCTGGTCCTCCGTACGACCTTTATGGTGGGATTTCCGACGGAAAGGGACGAGGACTTTCAAGAATTGAGAGACTTTGTCCAAGAGTTCCGAATCGAACATGTTGGCGTTTTCGCATATTCCCCCGAGGAAGGCACTCCCGCGTTTGACCTGGGGAACCCGATTCCTGATCAGGTGAAAAATGCGCGATCCAGTGAAATACAAAACATACATTCTCGGTTCATAAAACGCAGATTGAAGGAAAAGGTGGGTACAACGCAGGAAAGCATTATCGAAGGAGTATCCTCGGAAACGGATCTATTGCTCCAGGGACGCACCTGGGATCAGGCTCCCGAAGTCGATGGTGTGCTCTATATCACTTCCGGAGATGGTATTGCGGGTGAAATACACAAAGTGAAAATTACTGCCACGCATGGGCCCGATCTTTTCGGGGAAATTATCTGA
- a CDS encoding type IV pilus secretin family protein, with protein MRSPEKRYKSLWLSCLLIAMVCSYAGADPGELTGIDVNEEGKTLVIATKGTAGKHLARVIGNPNRLVLDFEGTSLGKVQRKVSVNKRDIHEIRIGTHKSNARIVVDFQDRPVPPFTVRREQEKVLVAFGTSISAELGEANPAHEDKEQSARGKAPLDPKLVPAAAKPIEEAPAPQEKSIRVAVKPDNSSERGSKFGELRQAAASNIRPPEVNGIGKLSQNMERHIAPPPMLKESDVQTDAPAQAGGASRRGGGPQMVKEVRPPVTPPTPDPRLLVQEITELKFIQVGHNARLMVMGGDHLDYRVNKISPTKVRLDLINAEIPKIHQKPLRTDLFSTSVEMIIPGTQNIFIQLKDAVPYQVEKKKGVLMVDFPPPRFVMTPDQKGQKGPDVAKQQAVSQARESRREAMRIIREEQILKDNEARRRTLDSLQKQIDELQKQRTEILKKQQVTPDPEIFNKPITMDFQGISLKNAFRLLAEQAGINIIVGDEVTGTTTLRLFQVPLGQVIDTILNTHKLDREMVGNVMRVGKREEMSKLKTEKAAQASKDLADLDNRIAAIRQDIQKRREEMNKALADLEQKDAGEIPVEEVNTEEFGEAGCVDIEGETVCFYYALTKLVYQKPSDIIRTLNCVFNLKCGDAGPRPGTVAALETDRAEKMKPFLKQIEDQGRSLYGREGRELMERASRMISEQQTAEAQARTAEAIQRGPRVGVAAPGAAPMDPRLAQIIVNSMMWADDTNRTIFIKDTAERLAQIKKMIYSMDKPLPQVLIESRVVVASKGWTRGVGITWGGRNAQSGPLTNNRKSFWGIAGGGATAASPTTGVTSPAQPEGTPATSAFAVNLPVSAGQGALDLQFGFLSGNYATDLNSIINIGELNRQAKTISRPKVQVLDGKEAKITIGSNIAYPGLFEVTWVKAALELTVKPLIYADGRVQMDIKITDDAPGAVLNGFTSIDTRAANTVMIVKDGDTAVIGGINRTISSSTREGWPGLMNVPVINYLFSNRNKDKSGDDLLVFITPTIVKRPPLAS; from the coding sequence ATGAGGTCACCTGAAAAAAGATACAAATCCCTATGGCTTAGCTGCCTTTTGATTGCAATGGTCTGCTCCTATGCTGGGGCCGATCCCGGAGAATTAACCGGTATCGATGTGAATGAAGAGGGGAAAACCCTTGTCATTGCAACCAAAGGAACGGCAGGCAAGCATCTGGCACGTGTCATCGGAAATCCCAATAGACTGGTTTTGGATTTTGAGGGCACCTCGTTAGGTAAAGTGCAGCGGAAAGTGAGTGTGAACAAGCGGGACATTCATGAAATCCGTATTGGCACGCACAAGTCCAATGCACGGATCGTCGTGGATTTTCAGGACCGGCCGGTCCCCCCGTTTACGGTGCGCCGCGAACAGGAAAAAGTCCTCGTCGCATTCGGGACTTCCATATCCGCGGAACTCGGTGAAGCAAACCCTGCGCACGAAGATAAGGAGCAATCAGCCAGAGGAAAAGCTCCATTGGATCCGAAGTTGGTGCCTGCTGCTGCAAAGCCGATAGAAGAGGCACCTGCGCCGCAGGAAAAGAGCATAAGAGTTGCAGTCAAGCCCGATAATTCTTCCGAACGCGGATCAAAGTTCGGTGAACTGCGTCAGGCAGCAGCCTCGAATATCCGACCGCCCGAGGTGAATGGAATCGGCAAGCTGTCCCAGAACATGGAGAGACACATCGCGCCTCCTCCCATGCTCAAGGAATCAGACGTGCAAACCGATGCCCCCGCCCAGGCCGGCGGCGCTTCGAGACGTGGAGGGGGACCTCAGATGGTGAAAGAGGTCCGCCCGCCTGTGACGCCCCCCACGCCCGATCCCAGGTTGTTGGTGCAAGAAATCACGGAACTCAAATTCATCCAGGTGGGACATAACGCTCGGCTTATGGTCATGGGTGGCGATCACCTGGATTATCGAGTGAACAAAATATCCCCCACAAAAGTCAGATTGGATCTCATCAACGCTGAGATTCCCAAGATCCATCAAAAACCCTTGAGAACAGACCTTTTCTCCACTTCGGTCGAGATGATAATTCCGGGAACGCAGAACATCTTCATTCAACTCAAAGACGCGGTGCCATATCAGGTTGAAAAGAAGAAGGGCGTCCTCATGGTTGACTTTCCTCCGCCCCGTTTCGTGATGACTCCGGATCAGAAAGGCCAGAAGGGACCTGATGTTGCCAAACAGCAGGCAGTCTCTCAGGCCAGGGAGTCGCGGCGAGAGGCTATGAGGATTATCAGAGAGGAACAGATCCTCAAAGACAACGAAGCGCGGCGTCGAACTCTGGATTCTCTGCAGAAACAAATAGATGAGCTCCAGAAACAGCGCACAGAGATATTGAAGAAACAGCAGGTTACTCCGGATCCTGAAATATTCAACAAACCGATAACCATGGATTTCCAAGGAATTTCGCTGAAAAATGCCTTCCGGCTCTTGGCGGAACAAGCAGGTATCAACATTATCGTGGGCGATGAAGTGACAGGAACCACCACTCTGAGATTGTTCCAGGTGCCGCTGGGACAGGTGATCGATACCATTCTCAATACGCATAAGCTGGATCGAGAAATGGTCGGCAACGTCATGAGGGTCGGCAAGCGAGAAGAGATGTCAAAGCTCAAAACCGAAAAAGCAGCTCAGGCATCGAAGGACCTTGCTGATTTGGACAACCGTATCGCGGCAATCCGTCAGGATATTCAGAAGAGACGGGAAGAGATGAATAAGGCTCTGGCGGATCTCGAACAAAAAGACGCGGGCGAAATACCGGTTGAGGAAGTCAACACCGAAGAGTTCGGCGAGGCCGGTTGTGTCGATATCGAAGGCGAGACAGTATGCTTCTACTACGCTCTGACGAAGCTCGTTTATCAAAAACCTTCGGATATCATACGAACACTCAACTGCGTGTTCAATCTCAAGTGTGGGGACGCCGGCCCCCGGCCTGGTACCGTAGCGGCTCTCGAAACGGACCGCGCAGAAAAGATGAAGCCGTTCCTCAAGCAAATCGAAGATCAGGGCAGATCTCTCTACGGTAGAGAGGGACGGGAATTGATGGAACGTGCGAGCCGCATGATAAGCGAGCAGCAGACTGCTGAAGCTCAAGCGAGAACTGCGGAAGCCATCCAGCGGGGGCCAAGGGTAGGTGTTGCAGCGCCCGGCGCAGCTCCCATGGATCCACGACTCGCGCAGATTATTGTCAACAGCATGATGTGGGCTGATGACACGAACCGTACCATCTTCATCAAAGACACTGCAGAACGTCTTGCTCAGATCAAGAAGATGATTTACTCCATGGACAAACCATTGCCGCAGGTCCTTATCGAGAGCCGAGTAGTAGTGGCATCCAAAGGTTGGACACGAGGCGTGGGTATCACCTGGGGTGGTAGAAATGCCCAAAGCGGTCCCTTGACCAATAACAGGAAATCATTCTGGGGCATTGCCGGTGGCGGCGCAACAGCAGCGAGCCCTACCACAGGGGTAACGTCTCCGGCGCAGCCTGAAGGAACTCCTGCTACCTCTGCATTCGCTGTCAACCTTCCGGTCTCAGCCGGTCAAGGCGCACTGGACCTGCAGTTCGGATTCCTGTCAGGAAACTACGCGACGGACCTCAACTCTATCATTAATATCGGGGAACTTAACCGACAGGCCAAGACGATCTCCAGACCCAAAGTTCAGGTGCTGGACGGCAAAGAAGCCAAAATCACAATCGGTAGCAACATAGCCTACCCCGGACTCTTTGAAGTGACCTGGGTGAAAGCGGCTCTGGAACTCACGGTCAAACCTCTGATCTATGCAGATGGAAGAGTCCAGATGGACATAAAGATTACGGATGATGCTCCTGGAGCGGTATTGAACGGGTTCACGTCGATCGATACCCGGGCCGCCAATACGGTCATGATAGTAAAAGATGGCGATACGGCCGTAATCGGCGGAATAAATCGAACAATCTCCAGCTCCACACGAGAGGGTTGGCCTGGACTCATGAATGTGCCGGTAATCAACTACCTCTTCTCAAACAGGAACAAAGACAAGTCAGGTGACGACCTGTTGGTCTTCATAACCCCCACCATTGTGAAGCGCCCGCCGCTTGCATCCTGA